Proteins from one Geomonas agri genomic window:
- a CDS encoding multiheme c-type cytochrome, producing MIHGLKKLGGALALVLMLAGAAFAGKSNCITCHEKVTPNIVKDFLSGEMGKSGSVDCSSCHGTAHQSAKDVAKVTMPTEKTCKECHTKQHDQYASGKHAAAWVAMDAMPTNKIQPHAYIQGMKGCGGCHKVGIRDEKSRADGQYGSPCNSCHTRHKFSKAEAKKPEACRTCHMGFDHPQWEMWSNSKHGSIYQMEGDTGRAPTCQTCHMGDGDHNVMTSWGFLALRLPEEDAEWMGYRVTILKGLGVLDPAGKPTGRLELVKAGKVARLTKEEWQASRDKMVNICSKCHSATYAKTQLGNADQMIKEADKLMAEAITIVAGLYEKGIIKPQQGQPAYPDLLTFYDTRTPIEQTLYVMFLEHRMRAFQGAFHMNPDYVTWYGLAELQKDLVEIRTEAAAMTRESGHKK from the coding sequence ATGATTCATGGTTTGAAGAAACTGGGGGGAGCGCTGGCGCTGGTGCTGATGCTGGCGGGGGCGGCTTTCGCCGGGAAGAGTAACTGTATCACCTGTCACGAGAAGGTGACACCGAACATCGTCAAGGATTTCTTGTCCGGTGAGATGGGCAAGAGCGGCAGCGTCGACTGCTCCAGCTGTCACGGCACCGCCCACCAGAGCGCCAAAGACGTCGCCAAGGTGACCATGCCGACCGAGAAGACCTGCAAGGAATGCCACACCAAGCAGCATGACCAGTACGCCTCCGGCAAGCACGCCGCCGCCTGGGTGGCCATGGACGCCATGCCGACCAACAAGATCCAGCCCCACGCCTACATCCAGGGGATGAAGGGTTGCGGCGGCTGCCACAAGGTCGGCATCCGCGACGAGAAGTCGCGCGCCGACGGGCAGTACGGCTCCCCGTGCAACTCCTGCCACACCCGCCATAAGTTCAGCAAGGCCGAGGCCAAGAAACCGGAAGCCTGCCGCACTTGCCACATGGGCTTCGATCACCCGCAGTGGGAGATGTGGTCCAACTCCAAGCACGGCTCCATCTACCAGATGGAAGGTGACACCGGCCGCGCCCCCACCTGCCAAACCTGCCACATGGGCGACGGCGACCACAACGTGATGACCTCCTGGGGCTTCCTCGCCCTGCGTCTGCCGGAAGAAGACGCCGAGTGGATGGGCTACCGCGTCACCATCCTGAAAGGTCTCGGGGTCCTCGACCCGGCAGGCAAGCCGACCGGCCGCCTCGAGCTGGTCAAGGCCGGCAAGGTGGCACGTCTCACCAAGGAAGAGTGGCAGGCGTCCCGCGACAAAATGGTCAACATCTGCAGCAAGTGCCACAGCGCGACCTACGCCAAGACCCAGCTCGGCAATGCCGACCAGATGATCAAGGAAGCAGACAAGCTGATGGCGGAGGCGATCACCATCGTCGCCGGCCTCTACGAAAAAGGGATCATCAAGCCGCAGCAGGGGCAGCCGGCCTACCCGGACCTGCTCACCTTCTACGACACCAGGACCCCGATCGAGCAGACCCTCTACGTGATGTTCCTGGAGCACCGCATGCGTGCCTTCCAGGGGGCGTTCCACATGAACCCCGACTACGTCACCTGGTACGGCCTGGCCGAGCTGCAGAAGGACCTGGTTGAGATCAGGACCGAGGCGGCAGCCATGACCCGCGAATCCGGGCACAAGAAGTAA
- a CDS encoding chemotaxis protein CheX, protein MFSDKLLATIGTSGPVLEKSLIQEVRKIFSTMMGMDHLLHLPLAVNPASNFTDCISALVGLAGDYNGLVGLHVSTHLAQRLAGQLLDTDSPTEDEVEDALGELANVLAGDFKRHLSPESLAIRLSTPSIVSGKQYAIHVSKKPEVMTLLFDSEEDWFMVALAVEQ, encoded by the coding sequence ATGTTCTCGGACAAATTACTGGCAACCATCGGCACCAGCGGACCGGTCCTTGAAAAGTCGCTGATCCAGGAGGTACGAAAGATCTTCTCCACCATGATGGGGATGGACCATCTGCTGCATCTGCCACTGGCGGTAAACCCTGCATCCAACTTCACTGATTGCATCAGCGCCCTGGTGGGATTGGCCGGTGATTACAACGGCCTGGTCGGGCTGCACGTGTCCACCCACTTGGCCCAGCGCCTGGCAGGGCAGCTCCTCGATACCGATAGCCCGACGGAGGATGAGGTCGAGGACGCGCTGGGAGAGCTGGCCAACGTCCTGGCGGGGGATTTCAAACGCCACCTCTCGCCGGAGTCTTTGGCTATCCGGCTCTCCACCCCGTCCATCGTTTCCGGTAAACAGTACGCGATCCACGTGTCGAAGAAGCCCGAGGTGATGACACTGCTCTTCGACTCGGAGGAGGACTGGTTCATGGTTGCACTGGCCGTGGAGCAATAA
- a CDS encoding TSCPD domain-containing protein: MKKKARPGCVPSVTFQKETHCGRIYVTVTMDHQGKPFEIFVRFGKAGHCGAAVFDGLTRILSYGLRSGLDPREAVKALGGIGCNYGKDTCMNAVSEALREVLDEAGATAAGHLGLRGPGAK, translated from the coding sequence ATGAAGAAGAAGGCACGTCCCGGTTGCGTTCCCAGCGTCACCTTCCAGAAAGAGACCCACTGCGGCAGAATCTACGTCACCGTCACCATGGATCACCAGGGGAAACCGTTCGAAATCTTCGTCCGCTTCGGCAAGGCCGGTCATTGCGGTGCCGCGGTCTTCGACGGCCTGACCAGGATCCTCTCCTACGGCTTGAGGTCCGGCCTCGACCCGCGCGAGGCGGTGAAGGCACTGGGTGGGATCGGCTGCAATTACGGGAAGGACACCTGCATGAACGCGGTATCCGAGGCCTTGCGCGAGGTCTTGGACGAGGCCGGCGCAACCGCCGCCGGTCATCTGGGTTTGCGCGGTCCGGGAGCGAAGTAG
- the tsaA gene encoding tRNA (N6-threonylcarbamoyladenosine(37)-N6)-methyltransferase TrmO has protein sequence MMHEQHFTYRPIGLLRSPYSRRIDAPHQSTVVAGTQTGDVATATLELQDWLDEKAIQDLGGFQRLWLIFAFHLSEGWKSNVKPPRGGPKRGVLATRSPHRPNSIGLSAVELVRVEGKTLHLRGVDLLDGTPILDIKPYVPYADAFPESKAGWIDEMDAKVGRYFAPGPRKPR, from the coding sequence ATGATGCACGAGCAACACTTTACCTATCGCCCCATCGGCCTGTTGCGCTCCCCCTATTCCCGCCGCATCGACGCCCCCCATCAAAGCACCGTGGTCGCAGGTACCCAAACCGGCGACGTCGCCACCGCGACTCTGGAACTTCAGGACTGGCTCGACGAAAAGGCGATCCAGGACCTCGGGGGCTTCCAGAGGCTGTGGCTCATCTTCGCCTTCCACCTGAGCGAGGGGTGGAAAAGTAACGTGAAGCCTCCGCGCGGGGGACCAAAGCGCGGCGTCCTGGCAACCAGGTCGCCGCATCGTCCCAACTCCATCGGGCTTTCCGCAGTGGAACTGGTCAGGGTGGAAGGAAAGACGCTGCACCTGCGCGGGGTGGACCTCCTGGACGGGACTCCCATCCTGGATATCAAGCCCTACGTCCCGTACGCAGACGCCTTTCCGGAATCAAAGGCGGGTTGGATAGACGAGATGGATGCCAAGGTAGGTCGCTACTTCGCTCCCGGACCGCGCAAACCCAGATGA
- a CDS encoding methyl-accepting chemotaxis protein, with translation MRWFLDLQIRFKLVGGFLILAMIAGGISWIGISKIRGIGTVDRWLYQKMTVPLGDIGEMAVGFQRVRIGLRELVETTDPAEKKKIIASIKSIRAEIGDNVKAVEKTIETQKERDLLDEYKMVRVEYGQQIEKAVALAEANKDDEARAVLNGPGKRAALHYQEVIDRLVQAKLKQAQLASDENTRIADSATNMMAAAGVVGIVLAVGLGLIIAGLISAPLRKGVDFAQAVSAGDLTQSLELRQSDEVGQLIHALNEMVGRLGHVVAGVRSTSDHVVVGSQTLAQGSEEMSAGTAMQAAAADELSSNLKQMDMNISSNAANAAETEKIAVKNAVEAQESGAAVQRTVEAMREITGKISVIEEIARQTNLLALNAAIEAARAGEHGKGFAVVAAEVRKLAERSQAAAVQISGLSFTSVEVAEKAGQMLVEMVPNIEKTAELVQEISASCKEQEAGTRQINGAVQQLNEIIEKNASASAGMAATAAELSAEAEALQASIAYFRSAGKAAPSPRAVGLRSSGKLTSSSIGRAGLVQDSCADNEGAGRSYRAANG, from the coding sequence ATGCGGTGGTTTCTCGATCTGCAGATCAGGTTCAAACTTGTGGGAGGCTTTTTGATCCTCGCCATGATCGCCGGCGGCATCAGCTGGATCGGCATCAGCAAGATTCGCGGCATCGGTACGGTCGACAGGTGGCTGTACCAGAAGATGACGGTTCCCCTTGGTGACATCGGCGAGATGGCGGTAGGTTTCCAGCGGGTGCGGATAGGACTGCGTGAACTGGTGGAGACCACGGATCCGGCGGAAAAGAAGAAGATCATAGCGTCGATCAAGAGTATCCGGGCAGAAATAGGCGACAACGTGAAAGCTGTGGAGAAGACCATTGAGACGCAGAAAGAGCGCGATCTTCTCGACGAGTACAAGATGGTCAGGGTGGAATACGGGCAGCAGATCGAGAAAGCGGTCGCGCTGGCCGAGGCCAATAAGGATGACGAGGCCCGCGCGGTATTAAACGGCCCCGGCAAAAGGGCGGCCCTGCACTACCAGGAGGTGATCGACCGGTTGGTGCAGGCGAAGTTGAAGCAGGCCCAGCTTGCGTCGGACGAAAACACACGGATCGCCGATTCGGCCACCAACATGATGGCGGCGGCAGGTGTTGTCGGAATCGTCCTTGCCGTTGGCCTGGGCCTGATCATCGCCGGCCTGATCAGCGCTCCGTTGCGCAAAGGGGTCGATTTCGCCCAGGCGGTATCGGCCGGGGACCTGACCCAAAGCCTGGAGCTGCGCCAAAGCGACGAAGTGGGACAACTGATCCATGCTCTCAACGAGATGGTCGGGCGGCTGGGGCACGTAGTGGCGGGGGTACGCTCCACCTCAGACCACGTGGTTGTGGGGAGCCAGACCCTCGCCCAGGGTTCCGAAGAGATGAGCGCGGGTACCGCTATGCAGGCTGCTGCCGCCGACGAACTGTCCAGCAACCTGAAGCAGATGGACATGAACATCAGCAGCAACGCCGCAAATGCTGCTGAAACCGAGAAAATCGCGGTGAAAAATGCGGTCGAGGCGCAAGAAAGCGGGGCCGCCGTGCAGCGCACCGTGGAGGCCATGCGCGAGATCACGGGCAAGATCAGCGTGATAGAGGAGATCGCGCGCCAGACCAACCTGCTGGCGCTCAACGCCGCCATCGAGGCCGCGCGCGCAGGCGAGCACGGCAAGGGATTCGCCGTCGTCGCCGCCGAGGTGCGTAAGCTGGCGGAGAGGAGCCAGGCCGCGGCGGTTCAGATCAGCGGGCTTTCCTTCACCAGCGTCGAGGTCGCCGAAAAGGCGGGGCAGATGCTGGTGGAGATGGTGCCGAACATCGAGAAAACGGCGGAGCTGGTGCAGGAGATTTCCGCCTCCTGCAAAGAACAGGAAGCCGGGACCCGCCAGATCAACGGCGCGGTGCAGCAGTTGAACGAGATCATCGAGAAGAACGCCTCCGCCAGTGCGGGAATGGCCGCGACGGCGGCGGAGCTGAGTGCGGAAGCGGAAGCGCTGCAGGCTAGCATCGCCTATTTCAGGTCAGCGGGTAAGGCCGCTCCGTCACCGCGTGCAGTGGGGTTGCGCAGCAGCGGCAAGCTCACCAGTTCTTCGATTGGTCGTGCGGGGCTCGTGCAGGATAGTTGCGCCGACAACGAGGGTGCGGGGAGAAGCTATAGAGCCGCCAACGGCTAG
- a CDS encoding LysE/ArgO family amino acid transporter, which produces MQPLSILSPMITGFGLGASLIVAIGSQNAFVLRQGLKRQYVFAVCSICFLCDSLLIALGAGGFSSLVAASPRLMQATLWGGVAFLFCYGLRAFKSALTPGVIDPDRENEVASGLAKVALTTVMLSLVNPHAFLDTVVLLGSLAGRYSGEARLLFAVGAMSASCVWFYGIGYGARMLAPLFRRPMAWRVLDILVGCTMWTIAGSLAFSR; this is translated from the coding sequence ATGCAACCGTTATCTATCCTTTCCCCCATGATCACCGGCTTCGGTCTAGGAGCAAGCCTCATCGTCGCTATCGGCAGCCAAAATGCCTTCGTGCTTCGACAGGGGCTCAAGCGCCAGTACGTTTTCGCCGTCTGCTCGATCTGCTTTCTGTGCGATTCGCTGCTCATCGCCCTCGGCGCCGGAGGGTTCAGTTCGTTGGTCGCCGCCTCGCCGCGGCTGATGCAGGCGACCCTCTGGGGCGGCGTGGCCTTCCTTTTCTGTTACGGGCTGCGCGCCTTCAAGTCGGCGCTGACTCCTGGTGTCATCGATCCGGACAGGGAAAACGAGGTAGCCAGCGGTCTTGCCAAGGTCGCGCTCACCACCGTGATGCTCAGCCTCGTCAACCCGCACGCCTTCCTCGACACCGTTGTTCTGCTCGGCAGCCTGGCGGGGCGCTATTCGGGAGAAGCACGCCTGCTCTTCGCCGTGGGCGCGATGTCCGCCTCCTGCGTCTGGTTCTACGGCATCGGCTACGGTGCCCGGATGCTGGCCCCTCTGTTCCGTCGGCCGATGGCGTGGCGCGTGCTTGACATCCTGGTCGGCTGCACCATGTGGACCATTGCCGGCAGCCTCGCCTTCTCCCGGTAA
- a CDS encoding bifunctional YncE family protein/alkaline phosphatase family protein, producing MWRALTLAAALSFIVGCNGGSNGTGSAQFLPNMNQYITPLAPSGSGFEPLNPGLLDKPDWLAGQAVTSVKSPDGKTLLVLTSGYNRVYTPTPSSPYPWYTPDSNEYVFVYDISTGTPVKKQVVQIPNSYNGIVFDPSGKAFYVSGGGSDNVHVFTRIADGAWGEVDAPLSLGHNNTGNGLPLSANFGNGSINLQIGVQPCAAGLAISSDGKTLVVANYYNDSVSIFRGGLNNWVRTAELDLRPGKSGGTAGVPGGEYPFWVAIKGNEADGTATAYVSSIRDREIVVVRLNGAPAVTTRIKVVGQPNKMALNKDQSLLYVVEDQSDSVDVIRTADNSIVGTIPVIAPASLVPASLTGLRGANPNSVTISPDEKRLFVTNGNLNSVAVVELNDTHVSGEVVGLIPTGWYPNSVSISADGGWLYVVNGKSATGPNPDFRYSYGPPSRPTGFLTNHYNPQLTKAGLQSFPLPAATQLQTLTTQVISNNRFSYADGARDQEVMSVLQANVKHVIFIIKENRTYDQILGDLEVGNGDPSLTEFGERYTPNQHAMARTFVTLDNFYDTAEVSNDGWAWTTSGRAPDVVERQYAVAYAGRGLSLDTEGTNRSVNVAYSTLAERKAANALTPDDDDLLPGQTDVAAPDGPGNEVNKGYLWDAAQRRGLSVRNYGFFLDTTRYKIPLAAGGIGLIKDPAAVGVQVAYPASAALAPCTDIYYRGFDNAFPDYYRFKEWEREFDAYETNGNLPSLSLVRLMHDHTGDFGTAIDGVNTPEIQQADNDYAFGLLLEKISKSPRYKNNTLVFVIEDDSQDGGDHVDSHRSIAFVAGAYVKQGAVVSSHYNTVNFLRTIEEVLGLQPMNLNDALARPMTDIFTTAPAPWSFTAKPAPILYGTTLPPFVGLPPLSKKVQAPKPTHDAKYWAQATKGMDFSTEDKFNFAKYNRILWKGLMGDRPYPAGPTGKDLRRNRKELLGRYTVALK from the coding sequence ATGTGGCGTGCTCTTACACTGGCTGCGGCATTATCATTCATCGTGGGATGCAACGGCGGCAGCAATGGTACCGGCAGTGCTCAGTTCCTGCCCAATATGAACCAGTACATCACGCCGCTGGCTCCCTCGGGTTCAGGCTTCGAACCTTTGAACCCCGGCTTGTTGGACAAGCCCGACTGGTTGGCGGGACAAGCGGTAACCAGCGTGAAAAGCCCTGACGGCAAAACCCTGCTGGTGCTGACCAGCGGCTACAACCGGGTCTATACTCCTACCCCCAGTTCACCCTACCCGTGGTACACGCCCGACTCCAACGAATATGTCTTCGTGTACGACATTTCCACCGGCACCCCGGTGAAAAAGCAGGTGGTGCAGATCCCCAACAGCTACAACGGGATCGTCTTCGATCCGTCCGGCAAGGCCTTCTACGTAAGCGGTGGGGGGAGTGACAACGTCCATGTCTTTACCCGTATCGCCGACGGGGCCTGGGGAGAGGTCGACGCGCCGCTGTCCCTGGGGCACAACAACACCGGCAACGGTCTTCCTTTGAGCGCCAACTTCGGCAACGGTTCCATAAACCTCCAGATCGGGGTACAGCCGTGTGCCGCGGGGCTCGCCATTTCCAGCGACGGCAAGACGCTGGTGGTGGCCAACTACTACAACGATTCCGTTTCCATCTTCAGGGGAGGTCTCAACAACTGGGTGCGAACCGCTGAACTGGACCTGCGCCCGGGCAAGAGCGGGGGGACCGCGGGGGTGCCCGGCGGCGAGTATCCCTTCTGGGTGGCGATCAAGGGGAACGAGGCCGATGGGACTGCGACTGCCTACGTGTCCAGCATCCGTGACCGCGAGATCGTCGTCGTCAGGCTGAACGGCGCTCCGGCCGTGACCACCAGAATCAAGGTCGTCGGGCAGCCGAACAAGATGGCACTGAACAAGGATCAATCCCTTCTTTACGTGGTGGAAGACCAGTCTGATTCCGTCGACGTCATTCGCACCGCGGACAACAGCATAGTCGGGACCATACCCGTCATCGCGCCGGCGTCGCTGGTTCCCGCTTCGCTCACCGGGCTCCGGGGGGCAAACCCGAACAGCGTGACGATTTCGCCGGACGAGAAACGGCTGTTTGTGACCAACGGCAACCTGAACAGCGTGGCCGTGGTGGAACTGAACGATACGCACGTAAGCGGTGAGGTGGTCGGCCTCATCCCTACCGGCTGGTATCCGAACTCGGTCAGCATCAGTGCCGACGGCGGCTGGTTGTACGTGGTCAACGGGAAATCGGCGACCGGTCCCAATCCGGATTTCCGCTACAGCTACGGCCCCCCCTCGCGTCCGACCGGCTTTCTGACCAACCATTACAACCCGCAGTTGACCAAGGCCGGGCTGCAGAGCTTCCCGCTACCCGCCGCGACCCAACTGCAGACGCTGACCACGCAGGTGATCTCCAACAATCGCTTCTCCTATGCCGACGGCGCCCGGGACCAGGAGGTCATGAGCGTTCTCCAGGCCAACGTGAAGCATGTCATCTTCATCATCAAGGAAAACCGCACCTACGATCAGATCCTGGGAGACCTGGAAGTGGGCAACGGGGATCCCTCACTCACGGAATTCGGCGAGCGCTATACACCGAACCAGCACGCCATGGCGCGCACCTTTGTCACCCTGGACAACTTCTACGACACGGCCGAGGTCAGTAACGACGGCTGGGCATGGACCACGTCGGGCCGCGCCCCGGACGTTGTCGAACGCCAGTATGCGGTCGCTTACGCGGGGCGCGGACTGAGTCTCGATACCGAGGGGACCAACCGCAGCGTGAACGTCGCCTACAGCACCCTCGCCGAACGCAAGGCCGCCAACGCCCTGACCCCGGACGACGACGACCTGTTGCCCGGACAGACCGACGTGGCGGCACCAGATGGCCCGGGTAACGAAGTGAACAAGGGGTATCTCTGGGACGCGGCCCAGCGCCGGGGGCTCTCGGTCAGAAACTACGGGTTTTTCCTCGACACGACCCGCTACAAAATTCCGCTGGCCGCCGGCGGTATTGGCCTGATTAAGGACCCGGCCGCCGTCGGCGTCCAGGTCGCCTATCCGGCCAGCGCCGCACTTGCCCCCTGCACCGACATCTACTATCGCGGTTTCGACAATGCGTTCCCAGATTATTACCGGTTCAAGGAATGGGAGAGGGAATTCGATGCCTACGAGACGAACGGGAACCTCCCGTCGCTCAGCCTCGTGCGGCTCATGCACGACCACACCGGTGATTTCGGCACCGCGATCGACGGTGTCAACACGCCGGAAATACAGCAGGCCGATAACGACTACGCGTTCGGCCTGCTCCTGGAGAAGATATCGAAGAGCCCCAGGTACAAGAACAACACGCTCGTTTTCGTCATCGAAGACGATTCCCAGGATGGCGGCGACCACGTCGACTCGCACCGCAGCATCGCGTTTGTCGCCGGCGCCTACGTCAAGCAGGGGGCCGTTGTCTCTTCCCACTACAACACGGTGAACTTCCTGCGCACCATCGAGGAGGTCCTGGGGCTCCAGCCGATGAATCTCAACGACGCCCTGGCCCGGCCGATGACCGACATTTTCACCACGGCCCCGGCCCCTTGGAGCTTTACCGCCAAGCCCGCCCCGATCCTCTATGGGACGACTCTGCCGCCGTTTGTCGGTCTGCCGCCCCTCAGCAAGAAGGTGCAGGCGCCTAAGCCGACGCATGACGCCAAGTACTGGGCGCAGGCCACCAAGGGGATGGATTTCTCCACCGAAGACAAGTTCAATTTCGCCAAGTACAACCGGATCCTGTGGAAGGGGCTGATGGGGGACCGCCCCTATCCTGCGGGCCCGACCGGAAAGGACCTGCGCCGCAACCGCAAGGAACTGCTGGGCCGCTATACCGTGGCTCTCAAGTAG
- a CDS encoding metallophosphoesterase — translation MVDNSDNGVETFGISRRDFVKYSAGTVACLYLGALTTACGSSARSDFPVVVFSDVHFNPLYDGTLFQALVAADASGWDAVFRTSAITSPSAWGQDSNYPLLQLALASIKTGLGTSPFVIFTGDILGHGLPQMFYYHLNGTTNPRDAADTAAMRAFTDKAVTFFMAKVRAAVGTVPVFFALGNGDSYTGYGPDGAFLANTAESYYTTFLNGLGARQAFLETFTSGGYYSVEPAGTNLMVIGMNTIIFSPLVAPTPGANDDAVAAQLDWLDARLAAATVAGKKVWLLMHAPPGADIGTTAQPANIDVNGHISTATMMWVAKYQTRFLQLVANYPGVISLTLAGHTHMDEYRILPSLDTVEITPAIAPYFGNNPAFKVFTISDRTLKPVDYSSMNYDLAAAPASFSRYYTFTAAYSLTGNLDGSLSRLTPALVTNSASQALYRGYYYSGHNTPQSITDTHVNPITDTNWPIYWSGIANMDQQDLVASVAAY, via the coding sequence ATGGTCGACAATTCAGACAACGGCGTGGAGACATTCGGCATAAGCAGGCGGGATTTCGTGAAATATTCGGCGGGCACCGTCGCGTGCCTGTACCTCGGGGCATTGACCACCGCCTGCGGCAGCTCAGCCCGCAGCGACTTTCCGGTAGTCGTGTTCTCGGATGTTCATTTCAACCCCCTGTACGACGGCACCCTTTTCCAGGCGCTGGTGGCAGCGGACGCGAGCGGCTGGGACGCGGTTTTCAGGACATCGGCCATTACGTCCCCTTCGGCCTGGGGTCAGGACAGCAATTACCCGTTGCTCCAACTGGCACTGGCAAGCATAAAGACGGGACTCGGCACGAGCCCCTTCGTGATATTCACCGGGGATATCCTCGGGCATGGTCTGCCGCAGATGTTTTATTACCACCTGAACGGTACCACGAACCCTCGGGATGCTGCGGATACAGCGGCAATGCGGGCGTTCACCGACAAGGCGGTCACCTTTTTCATGGCCAAGGTGAGGGCGGCGGTCGGCACTGTCCCCGTCTTTTTCGCCCTCGGCAACGGTGACTCGTACACCGGATACGGCCCGGACGGCGCGTTCCTTGCCAACACTGCGGAATCGTACTACACGACCTTTTTGAACGGACTGGGCGCGCGCCAGGCATTCCTGGAGACGTTCACCAGTGGCGGCTACTACTCGGTGGAGCCTGCTGGAACCAATCTGATGGTGATAGGCATGAACACCATTATTTTTTCGCCGCTGGTCGCCCCGACGCCCGGCGCCAACGACGATGCGGTCGCCGCGCAACTGGACTGGCTGGATGCACGACTTGCCGCCGCGACCGTTGCCGGCAAAAAGGTATGGCTCCTGATGCACGCTCCTCCGGGCGCGGACATCGGGACGACCGCGCAGCCTGCCAACATCGACGTTAACGGCCACATCTCCACCGCCACCATGATGTGGGTGGCAAAGTACCAGACGCGGTTCCTGCAGCTAGTCGCCAACTATCCGGGAGTAATCTCCCTGACCCTGGCCGGTCATACCCACATGGACGAGTACCGCATTCTCCCCTCTTTGGACACGGTCGAGATAACCCCTGCCATAGCCCCGTACTTTGGCAACAACCCGGCGTTCAAGGTCTTCACCATTTCAGACCGGACTCTGAAGCCGGTCGATTACAGTTCCATGAACTACGATCTTGCCGCTGCTCCTGCGAGCTTCTCTCGTTATTACACCTTCACCGCTGCCTATTCTCTAACCGGCAACCTTGATGGGTCATTATCCCGCCTCACCCCTGCGCTGGTTACCAACAGTGCCAGTCAGGCGCTTTACCGGGGTTACTACTATTCCGGTCACAACACGCCACAATCCATTACCGATACGCACGTCAACCCAATCACCGATACCAACTGGCCCATCTACTGGAGCGGTATCGCGAATATGGATCAGCAGGATCTCGTGGCCAGCGTGGCCGCGTACTGA